One window of the Syngnathoides biaculeatus isolate LvHL_M chromosome 11, ASM1980259v1, whole genome shotgun sequence genome contains the following:
- the LOC133508392 gene encoding uncharacterized protein C3orf85-like — MKFVFLLAVLTGVLAAPFVREEEAKRFIRLKRQSGYWDPHNSQNQWGYTIQEQANEYWTALRTDAQFYMDMGNLMFDRSVADENNRLYMEMLRNARAHLDSQTGGRKEKT, encoded by the exons ATGAAATTTGTATTTCTGCTGGCTGTTTTGACTG GGGTGCTGGCGGCCCCATTCGTGAGAGAAGAGGAAGCAAAGCGCTTCATCCGTCTGAAAAGACAGTCGGGATACTGGGACCCCCATAACTCTCAGAACCAGTGGGGTTATACCATCCAGGAGCAG GCAAACGAGTACTGGACAGCTTTGCGAACAGATGCGCAGTTCTACATGGATATGGGTAACCTGATGTTTGACCGCTCTGTGGCAGA TGAGAACAACAGGCTGTACATGGAGATGTTACGCAATGCGAGAGCACACTTGGACAGCCAGACAGGAGGGCGTAAAGAGAAAACATGA